In a single window of the Nitrospirota bacterium genome:
- a CDS encoding PfkB family carbohydrate kinase, which translates to MSLLVVGSVAFDSVKTPFGEVAEVLGGSATYFSTSASYFTDVRLVAVVGEDFPERHVGFLKTRNIDIQGLERVPGRTFRWQGEYGYQLNEAHTLKTELNVFETFRPKLPEPYRASDIVFLANIDPDLQRDVLGQVQSPSLVAMDTMNFWIEGKRDSLMETLKFVDILIINDAEARQLTGEANLVKAAQGILAMGPKTLVVKRGEYGVLVFHEHTIFSAPAYPLEEVYDPTGAGDTFAGGFMGYLAATDNLSQGTIRKATVFGSVMASFTVEDFSLNRLRRLNWSDVEERFRHFQALTTFEGL; encoded by the coding sequence ATGAGTTTGCTTGTCGTGGGCTCGGTGGCCTTTGATTCGGTAAAAACGCCCTTCGGCGAGGTGGCGGAGGTCCTGGGGGGCTCGGCCACCTATTTTTCCACCTCCGCGAGCTACTTCACGGACGTCAGGCTCGTTGCCGTGGTGGGGGAGGACTTCCCCGAGCGGCACGTGGGCTTCCTCAAGACGAGAAACATCGACATCCAGGGGCTGGAGCGCGTTCCCGGCCGGACCTTCCGATGGCAGGGGGAGTACGGCTACCAGCTCAACGAGGCCCATACGCTCAAGACGGAGCTGAACGTCTTCGAGACGTTCAGGCCCAAGCTCCCCGAGCCCTACCGGGCCTCGGACATCGTCTTTCTGGCCAACATAGACCCGGACCTTCAGCGCGATGTCCTGGGCCAGGTCCAGAGCCCCTCGCTGGTGGCCATGGACACCATGAACTTCTGGATAGAGGGCAAGCGGGACTCTCTCATGGAGACCCTGAAATTCGTGGACATCCTCATCATAAACGACGCCGAGGCCCGCCAGCTCACCGGAGAGGCCAACCTGGTCAAGGCGGCCCAAGGGATCCTGGCGATGGGACCCAAAACACTGGTTGTCAAACGGGGTGAATACGGGGTCCTGGTGTTTCATGAACACACCATATTCTCTGCTCCGGCCTATCCTCTCGAAGAAGTCTACGACCCGACCGGTGCTGGAGACACTTTTGCCGGTGGTTTCATGGGTTATCTGGCCGCAACCGACAACCTCTCGCAGGGCACGATTCGCAAAGCCACGGTGTTTGGCAGCGTCATGGCCTCCTTTACCGTCGAGGACTTCAGCCTGAATCGCTTGCGTCGCCTGAACTGGAGTGATGTCGAGGAGCGCTTCCGGCATTTTCAGGCTCTGACGACCTTTGAAGGGCTCTAA
- a CDS encoding phosphotransferase — protein MEISLAAKSLEEHFRRSLGECRLRGLTPLGRGAHGQGFLLELDTREGVRRYVLKSVRPEGLGHDYPADRAGLFLLAYDTFGLLPAHVRALDVLAEREDGSFFSVAGGREYYLVMEEVRGEPYMRDLEAMAGRDALRAEDRAKIRAMTEYLAGIHALKRESRSLYLRKIRDVIGHGECLMGVFDAYPEGVIPAGEMAAIEKKCVDWRLRLRKRTHRLCQIHGDFHPGNIWWEGRPERTGDGEQEDREDVRGWRGRMRLLDRSRGPWGEAADDLTALSINYVFLSLKHRGAFTGACVEALKLFFDAYVRATGDTEVLEVLAPFFAFRGAVVANPAFYPELGDEGRRLLFRFVHNVLDRRSFAPEEAEALVSGA, from the coding sequence ATGGAGATTTCCCTGGCCGCAAAATCCCTTGAAGAGCATTTCCGCCGCTCCCTGGGGGAGTGCCGCCTGAGGGGCCTCACCCCCCTGGGCCGGGGGGCCCACGGGCAGGGTTTCCTGCTCGAGCTCGACACGCGCGAGGGGGTGCGGAGATATGTCCTGAAGAGCGTCCGCCCCGAGGGGCTGGGGCACGACTACCCCGCCGACAGGGCCGGGCTGTTTCTCCTGGCCTATGACACCTTCGGCCTTCTGCCGGCCCATGTGCGCGCCCTGGACGTGCTCGCGGAGCGGGAGGACGGCTCTTTCTTCTCGGTGGCCGGGGGCAGGGAATACTACCTCGTGATGGAGGAAGTCAGGGGCGAGCCCTACATGAGGGACCTGGAGGCCATGGCGGGCAGGGACGCCCTCCGGGCCGAGGACAGGGCGAAGATACGCGCCATGACGGAGTACCTGGCCGGCATACACGCCCTAAAGAGGGAGTCCCGCTCCCTGTACCTCCGGAAGATACGGGACGTCATCGGCCACGGGGAGTGCCTGATGGGGGTCTTCGACGCCTACCCCGAAGGGGTTATCCCCGCCGGGGAGATGGCCGCCATCGAGAAGAAGTGCGTCGACTGGCGCCTCCGCCTGAGAAAGCGGACGCACAGGCTCTGCCAGATACACGGGGACTTCCATCCCGGAAACATCTGGTGGGAGGGGCGGCCCGAACGGACGGGGGACGGCGAGCAGGAGGACCGGGAGGACGTGCGGGGCTGGAGGGGGAGGATGCGCCTTCTGGACAGAAGCCGCGGCCCATGGGGCGAGGCGGCCGACGACCTGACGGCCCTGAGCATCAATTACGTCTTTCTCTCCCTCAAGCACCGGGGGGCCTTCACGGGGGCCTGCGTGGAGGCCCTCAAGCTCTTCTTTGACGCCTACGTCAGGGCCACCGGGGACACCGAGGTCCTGGAGGTGCTGGCCCCGTTTTTCGCCTTCCGGGGGGCGGTGGTGGCAAACCCCGCGTTCTACCCCGAACTGGGGGACGAGGGGCGGAGGCTCCTTTTCCGGTTTGTCCATAACGTGCTTGACCGGAGGAGCTTTGCCCCGGAGGAGGCAGAGGCCCTGGTCTCGGGGGCATAG
- a CDS encoding Do family serine endopeptidase, protein MKRKTLTISGMALLIAIGLVLGLTLSSDLDIQNKGYSQPVPEEAVKTLTQVSEALVRVAEAVKPSVVNISSTHTVQRRVGPPGLFQDPFFRRFFGDEFFKQYGEPQEETRVSLGSGVIVDPSGYIVTNYHVVKDAEEIHVTVVGKGEFKGKVVGSDPPTDLAVVKIDAKGLTAAAWGDSDALKAGEVVIAVGSPYGLTQSVTMGIVSAIGRANVRIADYEDFIQTDAAINPGNSGGPLVNPRGEVVGINTAIFTTTGGYQGIGFSIPSNMARTVMKSLIEKGRVIRGWLGVTIQPITPELAKQFGLKEVKGVLVSDVVEKSPAAEAGLERGDIIVSYEGKEVKSPRELRNMVASTSPGGKAKLTVVRKGEEKTLSVTIGQLPEHMAFGE, encoded by the coding sequence ATGAAAAGGAAGACGCTTACGATAAGCGGCATGGCGCTGCTTATTGCCATCGGTCTCGTCCTCGGTCTGACCCTGTCTTCCGACCTGGACATCCAGAACAAGGGATACAGCCAGCCCGTCCCGGAGGAGGCGGTCAAGACGCTCACCCAGGTCAGCGAAGCGCTGGTCCGCGTTGCCGAGGCGGTGAAGCCCTCGGTGGTCAACATCTCCAGCACGCACACGGTGCAGCGGCGGGTCGGCCCGCCCGGCCTTTTCCAGGACCCCTTCTTCCGGCGGTTCTTCGGAGACGAGTTCTTCAAGCAGTACGGAGAGCCCCAGGAGGAGACGCGCGTAAGCCTGGGCTCCGGGGTCATCGTGGACCCCTCCGGGTACATCGTCACCAACTACCACGTGGTCAAGGACGCCGAAGAGATTCACGTGACCGTCGTAGGGAAGGGCGAGTTCAAGGGAAAGGTCGTGGGCAGCGACCCCCCGACCGACCTCGCGGTGGTCAAGATAGACGCCAAGGGGCTGACGGCCGCGGCCTGGGGGGACTCTGACGCCCTGAAGGCGGGAGAGGTGGTCATTGCGGTGGGCAGCCCCTACGGGCTTACCCAGTCGGTGACCATGGGCATCGTCAGCGCCATCGGCAGGGCCAACGTGCGCATCGCCGACTATGAGGACTTCATCCAGACCGACGCGGCCATCAACCCGGGGAACTCCGGAGGCCCGCTGGTCAACCCCAGGGGCGAGGTCGTGGGCATCAACACGGCCATCTTCACCACCACCGGCGGGTACCAGGGGATAGGGTTTTCCATCCCGAGCAACATGGCCCGGACCGTGATGAAGAGCCTCATCGAGAAAGGGCGGGTCATCCGGGGGTGGCTGGGCGTGACCATCCAGCCCATAACGCCGGAGCTGGCCAAGCAGTTCGGCCTCAAGGAGGTCAAGGGCGTCCTGGTAAGCGACGTGGTGGAAAAGAGCCCGGCGGCCGAGGCGGGCCTTGAAAGGGGCGACATCATCGTCTCCTACGAGGGCAAGGAGGTCAAGAGCCCCCGGGAACTTCGCAACATGGTGGCCAGCACGTCCCCGGGCGGGAAGGCCAAGCTAACGGTGGTCAGAAAGGGAGAGGAGAAGACCCTGTCGGTGACCATCGGGCAGCTTCCGGAGCACATGGCCTTTGGCGAGTAG